The proteins below come from a single Tigriopus californicus strain San Diego chromosome 3, Tcal_SD_v2.1, whole genome shotgun sequence genomic window:
- the LOC131877307 gene encoding uncharacterized protein LOC131877307 isoform X2 produces MGGQSGNWTPTKRRGPIAAEFQGPGPAALVLPSLFGNSSINESNKSRAPAYTFGGRHEKKMIANAPAPNAYNTAGLNPRGKDNPYAKTMAIKLKDPKPNTYPAPGTYDQANAESVMHGTPKYSFGLRPDIKILSISPAPGTYDTEKAEEALFGAPSYSFGIKPGDKIKFMVPAPGSYDIEKADEALFGAPKHSFGLRPEIKVKSYSPAPGTYDTDKAEHALNQAPQYSFGLRPEEIIRSKAPAPGTYDIEKADEALFGAPKHSFGLRPEIKVKSYSPAPGTYDTDKADHALNQAPQYSFGLRPEEIIKSKAPAPCEYDIEKADEMLFGAPKYTFRTKPEDKIKTISPSPNAYDKDKADEMLYGAPKHTFGVKPEDKIGFKAPAPGTYDIEKADEALYGAPKHTFGLRPEITVKSFAPAPGTYDTDKADHAMHQAPQYTFGLKLVDKLKSIAPAPNTYDPESDDFSPSYSFGIKPEQKAKPDYPGPSTYRPEDCRDDPKAPTMHIRPKDPRPFLTPAPGAYNPESATDDIKPTAPKYSFGIKGKDEKFAEAPAPNAYSVQHTMDTPSYSLSGRPKDARHFLTPAPGSYEVSDTNQYKVKAPAYSLSTRFNLPTDGTMKPGPGTYQPEKVKLDNPPEYAFGIKHSPYLGSLKGDAWAGSTTETTGNANARPRDVPEPAKTTIATTTPVVPTAQLSNGQVQVNGHSSNAATLAANAAARFASTKTVVKGEAQTTTSSRVHSDGHRIRTETFSYTKGPTVTKSSVAVNRTTRTETKAIA; encoded by the exons ATGGGTGGACAAAGTGGAAACTGGACCCCAACCAAGAGACGCGGTCCCATCGCCGCCGAATTCCAAGGACCGGGACCTGCCGCCCTGGTTCTACCTTCTCTTTTTGGAA ATTCATCTATAAACGAATCTAACAAGTCCCGGGCTCCAGCCTACACTTTTGGTGGAAG gcatgaaaagaaaatgattgcaaACGCCCCAGCTCCCAACGCCTACAACACGGCCGGCCTTAACCCGAGAG GCAAGGATAATCCGTATGCTAAGACCATGGCTATCAAACTAAAGGACCCCAAACCCAACACCTACCCCGCACCTGGCACGTATGACCAAGCTAACGCTGAGTCAGTTATGCATGGCACACCTAAGTACAGTTTTGGTCTTCGGCCGGACATCAAAATCCTCTCCATTTCCCCCGCCCCTGGCACCTACGACACTGAGAAGGCCGAGGAGGCTCTTTTTGGGGCCCCAAGCTACAGTTTTGGGATCAAACCCGGCGATAAGATCAAATTCATGGTACCCGCACCTGGGTCATATGATATTGAAAAGGCTGATGAGGCGCTCTTTGGAGCCCCTAAGCACTCATTTGGACTTCGACCCGAAATCAAAGTCAAGTCTTACTCCCCCGCCCCAGGAACGTATGACACCGATAAAGCCGAGCATGCCCTAAACCAGGCACCCCAATATAGCTTTGGCTTGAGGCCAGAGGAAATCATCAGGTCCAAAGCTCCAGCACCGGGCACGTATGACATCGAAAAGGCCGACGAAGCTCTTTTCGGAGCTCCAAAACATTCATTCGGCCTTCGACCCGAAATTAAGGTCAAGTCCTACTCCCCAGCCCCTGGGACATATGACACAGATAAAGCTGATCATGCTTTGAACCAAGCTCCTCAATATTCGTTTGGGCTGAGACCAGAAGAAATCATCAAGTCCAAAGCCCCTGCTCCATGCGAATACGATATTGAGAAGGCCGACGAGATGTTGTTTGGGGCTCCCAAGTACACGTTCCGGACCAAGCCAGaagacaaaatcaaaaccatctcCCCGTCTCCCAATGCTTACGACAAGGATAAAGCAGACGAAATGCTTTATGGAGCTCCTAAGCATACATTTGGGGTCAAACCGGAAGACAAAATCGGCTTCAAGGCACCTGCTCCTGGAACATACGACATTGAGAAAGCTGACGAGGCTCTGTATGGGGCTCCTAAGCACACTTTTGGTTTGAGACCCGAGATAACAGTCAAGTCATTTGCTCCAGCTCCTGGCACTTACGACACAGATAAGGCTGATCATGCCATGCATCAGGCACCCCAATACACGTTTGGCTTGAAGTTGGTGGATAAGCTCAAGAGTATAGCCCCGGCTCCCAATACTTATGACCCGGAGAGTGATGATTTCTCCCCGTCCTACTCGTTTGGCATCAAACCCGAACAAAAGGCCAAACCCGATTATCCAGGTCCAAGCACCTATCGACCAGAAGATT GTAGAGACGATCCCAAAGCGCCGACGATGCATATTCGTCCAAAAGATCCTCGACCTTTTCTGACTCCCGCTCCCGGAGCATATAATCCCGAATCTGCCACCGACGATATCAAACCAACAGCGCCAAAGTATTCCTTCGGAATTAAAGGCAAAGACGAAAAGTTTGCAGAAGCCCCAG CCCCGAATGCCTATTCGGTTCAACATACCATGGACACTCCATCGTATAGCCTCTCTGGCCGTCCCAAGGATGCTCGACACTTCTTGACTCCTGCCCCAGGGTCGTATGAGGTGTCTGACACGAACCAATACAAGGTGAAGGCTCCTGCTTATTCATTAAGCACGAGATTTAATTTGCCTACGGATGGAACCATGAAACCCGGACCAGGAACCTATCAACCCGAGAAG GTAAAACTGGACAACCCACCGGAGTATGCCTTCGGGATAAAGCACTCTCCCTACTTGGGATCTCTAAAGGGTGATGCCTGGGCTGGATCCACTACTGAGACCACTGGAAACGCCAACGCAAGACCACGGGATGTTCCTGAACCCGCCAAGACTACGATCGCCACCACTACCCCGGTGGTTCCAACTGCACAATTATCCAATGGCCAGGTCCAAGTGAATGGACATTCTTCAAACGCGGCCACTTTGGCAGCTAATGCTGCGGCTAGATTCGCTAGTACCAAGACAGTGGTGAAGGGTGAAGCCCAGACAACGACATCTTCCCGAGTTCACAGTGATGGCCATCGCATCCGAACTGAGACCTTCTCCTACACCAAAGGTCCTACTGTGACCAAATCAAGTGTGGCTGTCAACCGTACCACCCGGACCGAAACCAAGGCCATTGCTTGA
- the LOC131877307 gene encoding uncharacterized protein LOC131877307 isoform X1 gives MTLSPTKITFSTSIFPSINDTVSHHNRPKSVRFHRINSSRAKMGGQSGNWTPTKRRGPIAAEFQGPGPAALVLPSLFGNSSINESNKSRAPAYTFGGRHEKKMIANAPAPNAYNTAGLNPRGKDNPYAKTMAIKLKDPKPNTYPAPGTYDQANAESVMHGTPKYSFGLRPDIKILSISPAPGTYDTEKAEEALFGAPSYSFGIKPGDKIKFMVPAPGSYDIEKADEALFGAPKHSFGLRPEIKVKSYSPAPGTYDTDKAEHALNQAPQYSFGLRPEEIIRSKAPAPGTYDIEKADEALFGAPKHSFGLRPEIKVKSYSPAPGTYDTDKADHALNQAPQYSFGLRPEEIIKSKAPAPCEYDIEKADEMLFGAPKYTFRTKPEDKIKTISPSPNAYDKDKADEMLYGAPKHTFGVKPEDKIGFKAPAPGTYDIEKADEALYGAPKHTFGLRPEITVKSFAPAPGTYDTDKADHAMHQAPQYTFGLKLVDKLKSIAPAPNTYDPESDDFSPSYSFGIKPEQKAKPDYPGPSTYRPEDCRDDPKAPTMHIRPKDPRPFLTPAPGAYNPESATDDIKPTAPKYSFGIKGKDEKFAEAPAPNAYSVQHTMDTPSYSLSGRPKDARHFLTPAPGSYEVSDTNQYKVKAPAYSLSTRFNLPTDGTMKPGPGTYQPEKVKLDNPPEYAFGIKHSPYLGSLKGDAWAGSTTETTGNANARPRDVPEPAKTTIATTTPVVPTAQLSNGQVQVNGHSSNAATLAANAAARFASTKTVVKGEAQTTTSSRVHSDGHRIRTETFSYTKGPTVTKSSVAVNRTTRTETKAIA, from the exons ATGACCTTGAGCCCTACCAAGATCACTTTTTCTACCTCCATCTTCCCCTCTATCAACGACACCGTATCCCATCATAATCGCCCT AAAAGTGTTCGCTTTCATCGCATTAATAGTTCTCGAGCCAAAATGGGTGGACAAAGTGGAAACTGGACCCCAACCAAGAGACGCGGTCCCATCGCCGCCGAATTCCAAGGACCGGGACCTGCCGCCCTGGTTCTACCTTCTCTTTTTGGAA ATTCATCTATAAACGAATCTAACAAGTCCCGGGCTCCAGCCTACACTTTTGGTGGAAG gcatgaaaagaaaatgattgcaaACGCCCCAGCTCCCAACGCCTACAACACGGCCGGCCTTAACCCGAGAG GCAAGGATAATCCGTATGCTAAGACCATGGCTATCAAACTAAAGGACCCCAAACCCAACACCTACCCCGCACCTGGCACGTATGACCAAGCTAACGCTGAGTCAGTTATGCATGGCACACCTAAGTACAGTTTTGGTCTTCGGCCGGACATCAAAATCCTCTCCATTTCCCCCGCCCCTGGCACCTACGACACTGAGAAGGCCGAGGAGGCTCTTTTTGGGGCCCCAAGCTACAGTTTTGGGATCAAACCCGGCGATAAGATCAAATTCATGGTACCCGCACCTGGGTCATATGATATTGAAAAGGCTGATGAGGCGCTCTTTGGAGCCCCTAAGCACTCATTTGGACTTCGACCCGAAATCAAAGTCAAGTCTTACTCCCCCGCCCCAGGAACGTATGACACCGATAAAGCCGAGCATGCCCTAAACCAGGCACCCCAATATAGCTTTGGCTTGAGGCCAGAGGAAATCATCAGGTCCAAAGCTCCAGCACCGGGCACGTATGACATCGAAAAGGCCGACGAAGCTCTTTTCGGAGCTCCAAAACATTCATTCGGCCTTCGACCCGAAATTAAGGTCAAGTCCTACTCCCCAGCCCCTGGGACATATGACACAGATAAAGCTGATCATGCTTTGAACCAAGCTCCTCAATATTCGTTTGGGCTGAGACCAGAAGAAATCATCAAGTCCAAAGCCCCTGCTCCATGCGAATACGATATTGAGAAGGCCGACGAGATGTTGTTTGGGGCTCCCAAGTACACGTTCCGGACCAAGCCAGaagacaaaatcaaaaccatctcCCCGTCTCCCAATGCTTACGACAAGGATAAAGCAGACGAAATGCTTTATGGAGCTCCTAAGCATACATTTGGGGTCAAACCGGAAGACAAAATCGGCTTCAAGGCACCTGCTCCTGGAACATACGACATTGAGAAAGCTGACGAGGCTCTGTATGGGGCTCCTAAGCACACTTTTGGTTTGAGACCCGAGATAACAGTCAAGTCATTTGCTCCAGCTCCTGGCACTTACGACACAGATAAGGCTGATCATGCCATGCATCAGGCACCCCAATACACGTTTGGCTTGAAGTTGGTGGATAAGCTCAAGAGTATAGCCCCGGCTCCCAATACTTATGACCCGGAGAGTGATGATTTCTCCCCGTCCTACTCGTTTGGCATCAAACCCGAACAAAAGGCCAAACCCGATTATCCAGGTCCAAGCACCTATCGACCAGAAGATT GTAGAGACGATCCCAAAGCGCCGACGATGCATATTCGTCCAAAAGATCCTCGACCTTTTCTGACTCCCGCTCCCGGAGCATATAATCCCGAATCTGCCACCGACGATATCAAACCAACAGCGCCAAAGTATTCCTTCGGAATTAAAGGCAAAGACGAAAAGTTTGCAGAAGCCCCAG CCCCGAATGCCTATTCGGTTCAACATACCATGGACACTCCATCGTATAGCCTCTCTGGCCGTCCCAAGGATGCTCGACACTTCTTGACTCCTGCCCCAGGGTCGTATGAGGTGTCTGACACGAACCAATACAAGGTGAAGGCTCCTGCTTATTCATTAAGCACGAGATTTAATTTGCCTACGGATGGAACCATGAAACCCGGACCAGGAACCTATCAACCCGAGAAG GTAAAACTGGACAACCCACCGGAGTATGCCTTCGGGATAAAGCACTCTCCCTACTTGGGATCTCTAAAGGGTGATGCCTGGGCTGGATCCACTACTGAGACCACTGGAAACGCCAACGCAAGACCACGGGATGTTCCTGAACCCGCCAAGACTACGATCGCCACCACTACCCCGGTGGTTCCAACTGCACAATTATCCAATGGCCAGGTCCAAGTGAATGGACATTCTTCAAACGCGGCCACTTTGGCAGCTAATGCTGCGGCTAGATTCGCTAGTACCAAGACAGTGGTGAAGGGTGAAGCCCAGACAACGACATCTTCCCGAGTTCACAGTGATGGCCATCGCATCCGAACTGAGACCTTCTCCTACACCAAAGGTCCTACTGTGACCAAATCAAGTGTGGCTGTCAACCGTACCACCCGGACCGAAACCAAGGCCATTGCTTGA
- the LOC131877307 gene encoding uncharacterized protein LOC131877307 isoform X3, with translation MTLSPTKITFSTSIFPSINDTVSHHNRPKSVRFHRINSSRAKMGGQSGNWTPTKRRGPIAAEFQGPGPAALVLPSLFGNSSINESNKSRAPAYTFGGRHEKKMIANAPAPNAYNTAGLNPRGKDNPYAKTMAIKLKDPKPNTYPAPGTYDQANAESVMHGTPKYSFGLRPDIKILSISPAPGTYDTEKAEEALFGAPSYSFGIKPGDKIKFMVPAPGSYDIEKADEALFGAPKHSFGLRPEIKVKSYSPAPGTYDTDKAEHALNQAPQYSFGLRPEEIIRSKAPAPGTYDIEKADEALFGAPKHSFGLRPEIKVKSYSPAPGTYDTDKADHALNQAPQYSFGLRPEEIIKSKAPAPCEYDIEKADEMLFGAPKYTFRTKPEDKIKTISPSPNAYDKDKADEMLYGAPKHTFGVKPEDKIGFKAPAPGTYDIEKADEALYGAPKHTFGLRPEITVKSFAPAPGTYDTDKADHAMHQAPQYTFGLKLVDKLKSIAPAPNTYDPESDDFSPSYSFGIKPEQKAKPDYPGPSTYRPEDCRDDPKAPTMHIRPKDPRPFLTPAPGAYNPESATDDIKPTAPKYSFGIKGKDEKFAEAPAPNAYSVQHTMDTPSYSLSGRPKDARHFLTPAPGSYEVSDTNQYKVKAPAYSLSTRFNLPTDGTMKPGPGTYQPEKINTRASVPQYSFGVRHSPYVYGAMPLPGEMMRPLPY, from the exons ATGACCTTGAGCCCTACCAAGATCACTTTTTCTACCTCCATCTTCCCCTCTATCAACGACACCGTATCCCATCATAATCGCCCT AAAAGTGTTCGCTTTCATCGCATTAATAGTTCTCGAGCCAAAATGGGTGGACAAAGTGGAAACTGGACCCCAACCAAGAGACGCGGTCCCATCGCCGCCGAATTCCAAGGACCGGGACCTGCCGCCCTGGTTCTACCTTCTCTTTTTGGAA ATTCATCTATAAACGAATCTAACAAGTCCCGGGCTCCAGCCTACACTTTTGGTGGAAG gcatgaaaagaaaatgattgcaaACGCCCCAGCTCCCAACGCCTACAACACGGCCGGCCTTAACCCGAGAG GCAAGGATAATCCGTATGCTAAGACCATGGCTATCAAACTAAAGGACCCCAAACCCAACACCTACCCCGCACCTGGCACGTATGACCAAGCTAACGCTGAGTCAGTTATGCATGGCACACCTAAGTACAGTTTTGGTCTTCGGCCGGACATCAAAATCCTCTCCATTTCCCCCGCCCCTGGCACCTACGACACTGAGAAGGCCGAGGAGGCTCTTTTTGGGGCCCCAAGCTACAGTTTTGGGATCAAACCCGGCGATAAGATCAAATTCATGGTACCCGCACCTGGGTCATATGATATTGAAAAGGCTGATGAGGCGCTCTTTGGAGCCCCTAAGCACTCATTTGGACTTCGACCCGAAATCAAAGTCAAGTCTTACTCCCCCGCCCCAGGAACGTATGACACCGATAAAGCCGAGCATGCCCTAAACCAGGCACCCCAATATAGCTTTGGCTTGAGGCCAGAGGAAATCATCAGGTCCAAAGCTCCAGCACCGGGCACGTATGACATCGAAAAGGCCGACGAAGCTCTTTTCGGAGCTCCAAAACATTCATTCGGCCTTCGACCCGAAATTAAGGTCAAGTCCTACTCCCCAGCCCCTGGGACATATGACACAGATAAAGCTGATCATGCTTTGAACCAAGCTCCTCAATATTCGTTTGGGCTGAGACCAGAAGAAATCATCAAGTCCAAAGCCCCTGCTCCATGCGAATACGATATTGAGAAGGCCGACGAGATGTTGTTTGGGGCTCCCAAGTACACGTTCCGGACCAAGCCAGaagacaaaatcaaaaccatctcCCCGTCTCCCAATGCTTACGACAAGGATAAAGCAGACGAAATGCTTTATGGAGCTCCTAAGCATACATTTGGGGTCAAACCGGAAGACAAAATCGGCTTCAAGGCACCTGCTCCTGGAACATACGACATTGAGAAAGCTGACGAGGCTCTGTATGGGGCTCCTAAGCACACTTTTGGTTTGAGACCCGAGATAACAGTCAAGTCATTTGCTCCAGCTCCTGGCACTTACGACACAGATAAGGCTGATCATGCCATGCATCAGGCACCCCAATACACGTTTGGCTTGAAGTTGGTGGATAAGCTCAAGAGTATAGCCCCGGCTCCCAATACTTATGACCCGGAGAGTGATGATTTCTCCCCGTCCTACTCGTTTGGCATCAAACCCGAACAAAAGGCCAAACCCGATTATCCAGGTCCAAGCACCTATCGACCAGAAGATT GTAGAGACGATCCCAAAGCGCCGACGATGCATATTCGTCCAAAAGATCCTCGACCTTTTCTGACTCCCGCTCCCGGAGCATATAATCCCGAATCTGCCACCGACGATATCAAACCAACAGCGCCAAAGTATTCCTTCGGAATTAAAGGCAAAGACGAAAAGTTTGCAGAAGCCCCAG CCCCGAATGCCTATTCGGTTCAACATACCATGGACACTCCATCGTATAGCCTCTCTGGCCGTCCCAAGGATGCTCGACACTTCTTGACTCCTGCCCCAGGGTCGTATGAGGTGTCTGACACGAACCAATACAAGGTGAAGGCTCCTGCTTATTCATTAAGCACGAGATTTAATTTGCCTACGGATGGAACCATGAAACCCGGACCAGGAACCTATCAACCCGAGAAG ATCAACACTCGTGCCAGTGTTCCTCAATACAGCTTCGGCGTCCGGCACTCTCCATACGTGTACGGCGCTATGCCGCTTCCTGGAGAGATGATGAGACCCCTTCCATACTAA